The Puntigrus tetrazona isolate hp1 chromosome 19, ASM1883169v1, whole genome shotgun sequence genome has a segment encoding these proteins:
- the LOC122323838 gene encoding atrial natriuretic peptide receptor 1-like, whose product MEAFQMGPLRLTLLVLLSGVSFGVVELEPLAQNRPQSLSPHPPQQNITLAVILPQHNTEYPWAWPRVGPALNWALEKVNSDPNLLPGYHLQLVFNSSENKEGVCSDSVAPLVAVDLKFSYNPWAFIGPGCDYPASPVARFTTHWEVPMITGGARALGFNLYSSITNIGPTHKKLGEFVVRMHRHFGWHKHALLMFSDNKNDDRPCYFAVEGPYSQMREDNITADDMVFNEDDEPVRYEVLLREISQKARVVYICCKWDTFRKLMVEFLRLGLPQEEYAFFFIDLFGYSLQRHPAKPWARGDADDAAAKEAFKSVKILTYREPQNPEYKDFVSKMKTDAMDVYNFSVEDSLMNLISGSFHDGVMLYSHALNETLDQSGARPPGDVINKKMWNHTYYGTLEKYRQVCRIKVRSSPHPETKRRADEYAKKRKSKLKS is encoded by the exons ATGGAAGCGTTCCAGATGGGGCCGCTGAGGCTCACTCTTCTAGTCCTGCTGAGCGGTGTGTCTTTCGGAGTGGTTGAACTGGAGCCCCTCGCTCAAAACCGGCCTCAGTCCCTCAGTCCCCATCCGCCTCAACAGAACATCACCCTGGCGGTCATCCTGCCTCAACACAACACCGAGTACCCCTGGGCATGGCCCCGGGTCGGCCCCGCCTTGAACTGGGCCCTAGAAAAGGTGAACTCCGACCCCAACCTGCTGCCAGGCTACCATCTACAACTGGTTTTCAACAGCAGCGAAAACAAGGAAGGAGTGTGTTCGGATTCAGTAGCTCCTCTCGTGGCCGTGGACCTGAAGTTCTCGTACAACCCCTGGGCTTTCATCGGGCCGGGATGTGACTACCCGGCCTCACCGGTGGCCCGTTTCACCACGCACTGGGAGGTTCCGATGATCACGGGTGGAGCGAGAGCGCTGGGTTTCAATTTGTACTCGTCCATCACCAACATCGGCCCCACGCACAAGAAGCTGGGCGAGTTTGTGGTCAGGATGCACCGGCATTTCGGGTGGCACAAACACGCCCTGCTCATGTTCAGCGATAATAAGAACGACGACCGGCCGTGCTACTTTGCCGTGGAGGGGCCGTACTCACAGATGCGTGAGGACAACATCACGGCAGATGACATGGTGTTTAACGAGGATGATGAACCCGTCCGTTATGAAGTGCTTCTCCGGGAAATCAGCCAGAAAGCCCGTG TTGTGTACATCTGCTGCAAGTGGGACACGTTTCGGAAGCTGATGGTGGAGTTCTTGAGGTTGGGTCTTCCTCAGGAGGAGTACGCCTTCTTCTTCATCGATCTGTTTGGATATAGTCTGCAGAGACACCCCGCCAAACCATGGGCACGTGGAGATGCTGATGACGCTGCAGCCAAGGAGGCATTTAAA AGCGTGAAGATCCTGACCTACAGAGAGCCTCAGAACCCAGAGTACAAGGACTTTGTGTCCAAAATGAAGACAGATGCCATGGACGTATATAACTTCAGCGTGGAAGACTCCCTG ATGAATCTGATTTCTGGCTCATTCCACGATGGAGTCATGCTGTATTCTCATGCCCTGAACGAGACTCTGGATCAGTCGGGTGCGAGGCCCCCAGGGGACGTTATCAATAAGAAGATGTGGAATCACACATACTATG GAACATTAGAAAAGTACCGGCAGGTGTGTCGGATTAAAGTCAGAAGCTCCCCACATCCTGAGACGAAGAGAAGAGCTGATGaatatgcaaagaaaagaaaaagcaagctGAAAAGTTGA